AAGCACTGGGGCTCGACCGGCAAGGAACCCGGCCAGTTCGCCGGCGTCAAGGCGCTGGCGATTGACGCGCAGGGCAACGTCTACGCCGCCGACCTCGGCAACAAGCGCATCCAGGTGTTCGACGCGGACGGCACGTTCAAGTCGGAGTTCGGCAATGTCGGCACGCCGATCGCGATGTGCATCACGCGCGGCGCCACACAGCATCTCTACATCTCGCACGCCGGCGACACCGACGGCATGGAAGATGCGGCGATCTACAAGGTGGCCCTCGATGGCAAGGTGGTCGGCAAGTTCGGCACCGCCGGCAAGCTGCCGAAGGAGTTCGGTCTCGCCAACTCCATCGACTGCCGCAACGAGTCGGAATTGCTGATCGGCGAGCGCGCCAACTGGCGCGTGCAGAAGGTCTCGCTGAAGTAGCTACTTCACTTCCAGGTTCGCCTGGATTGAAGCGAAGAAGATGTCGGCCATGCGCCTGTATCCGGCTTCGGTCGGATGCAGGCCGTCGATCCCAATCAGTGTCGCGGCTTCAGGGAGCATCGGGCTGTAAAGGTCGATGAATACCACGCCCTCGTCCGCCGCCATGGATCGCAGGTTGCTGTTGAGCTTTTCCAGCTCGAACACCACCTGCGAATTCCGTCGGCCCGGGATGGTCGGCAACATCGACGCGACGAAGACCCGCGCCCGGCTTTTCGCCAACTGCACCATGTCCCGCACGAAATCGGCCGACAGGTCCGGGCCGGCGATGAACAGCCCGTTGACCCCTTCCATCAGCAGCAAGACCTCAGGCTGGCTCTCCGCCAACACCGTCGGCAACCGGACCAGGCCCAGTTGTGCGGTTTCGTTGGGCTTGCCGGCGTTGGTCATCGCGACCGCCGCGGCCTGCGGCGCGTAGCGCGCCTGCAGCATCGACAGCAACTGTGTCGGGTAGGAGGCCGCCGGCACCAGGATCATCCTGGTACTCGGCTGGCCGGCGCCGCCGACACCCGGCCACTCGGGAACGACGCCGACCGGAACCGTGACCTCGCCCGATGTCAAGCTGTCGCCAAACGCGAGAAACCGCGTCCGTGACAACGTCGGAGTTTTCGAGGGGCCGGTGGTCGTCGAACCACCGCACGCCGCGAGCAGGGCGCAGCAGGCCAGGACAGGCACGATCTTACGCATGAGGTGGACGTCCCAATCTTATGGGACGTCCCCCCGGCCTGACCTTTATTTCGAAATAACTAGTAGCGGTAGTGCGCCGACTTGTAGGGGCCTTCCACCGGCACGCCGATGTAGTCGGCCTGCTCCTTGGAGAGCGTCGTCAGCTTCACGCCGAGCTTGCCGAGGTGCAGGCGCGCCACTTCTTCGTCCAGCTTCTTCGGCAGGATGTAGACGCGATTGGCGTCGTAAGTGGTGCCCGACAGGGTCGGCTGGCCGTTGGCGCTGAAGTGCAGGTCGATCTGCGCGAGCACCTGGTTCGTGAACGATGACGACATCACGAACGAGGGGTGGCCGGTGGCGCACCCGAGGTTCAGCAGGCGGCCTTCCGCCAGCACCAGGATGCTGTGCTCGGGGCGCTTGCCT
This genomic interval from Vicinamibacterales bacterium contains the following:
- a CDS encoding SGNH/GDSL hydrolase family protein; amino-acid sequence: MRKIVPVLACCALLAACGGSTTTGPSKTPTLSRTRFLAFGDSLTSGEVTVPVGVVPEWPGVGGAGQPSTRMILVPAASYPTQLLSMLQARYAPQAAAVAMTNAGKPNETAQLGLVRLPTVLAESQPEVLLLMEGVNGLFIAGPDLSADFVRDMVQLAKSRARVFVASMLPTIPGRRNSQVVFELEKLNSNLRSMAADEGVVFIDLYSPMLPEAATLIGIDGLHPTEAGYRRMADIFFASIQANLEVK